One genomic region from Spirulina subsalsa PCC 9445 encodes:
- the rsgA gene encoding small ribosomal subunit biogenesis GTPase RsgA has product MIPEGGAELLRGTVVAVQANFYQVRLVGGGDSVLCTRRSRLKKLGQKVMVGDRVVVEEIDEVARRGAIAEILPRQTQLERPPVANAEQILLVFSLAEPPLDPWQLSRFLIKAELTALTPCLCLNKQDLVSPSEQAAWQERLGKWGYNPLLISVEQQEGLDRVLGQLAGKITVIAGPSGVGKSSLINQLIPDVALRVGEVSGKLQRGRHTTRHVELFELPMGGLLADSPGFNKPDLDCDPTELVYAFPEAREVLGQGACQFSDCLHRDEPNCQVRGDWERYEHYLKFLAEAIARQELRQQRPDEEDSVKLKIKGSGERVYEPRLESKKYRRRSRRSRHQALQDLVEEVQSEELDR; this is encoded by the coding sequence ATGATACCGGAGGGGGGGGCCGAATTGCTCCGGGGGACGGTGGTGGCGGTGCAGGCGAATTTTTATCAGGTGCGTTTGGTGGGGGGTGGGGATAGTGTATTGTGTACCCGGCGATCGCGCTTGAAGAAATTGGGTCAGAAAGTGATGGTGGGCGATCGCGTGGTAGTGGAGGAAATCGACGAGGTGGCGCGACGGGGTGCGATCGCGGAAATTCTCCCCCGTCAAACCCAATTAGAACGCCCTCCCGTAGCCAATGCCGAGCAGATTTTATTGGTTTTTTCCTTGGCTGAACCCCCCCTAGACCCGTGGCAATTAAGCCGTTTTTTAATCAAGGCGGAATTAACGGCACTCACCCCCTGTTTATGTTTAAACAAGCAGGATTTAGTCTCCCCCTCGGAACAAGCCGCCTGGCAGGAACGGCTGGGAAAATGGGGCTATAACCCCCTTTTAATCAGTGTGGAGCAACAGGAGGGGTTAGACCGTGTTTTGGGGCAGTTAGCGGGCAAAATTACGGTAATTGCAGGGCCTTCTGGGGTGGGTAAGTCGAGTTTAATTAATCAACTGATTCCTGATGTGGCCTTACGGGTGGGGGAAGTATCCGGGAAACTGCAACGGGGCCGCCACACGACCCGCCATGTGGAGTTATTCGAGTTACCGATGGGGGGATTATTGGCCGATAGTCCGGGGTTTAATAAGCCGGATTTAGATTGTGATCCCACGGAGTTAGTTTATGCGTTCCCGGAAGCGCGGGAGGTGTTGGGACAAGGTGCTTGTCAGTTTAGTGATTGTTTACATCGGGACGAGCCGAATTGTCAGGTTCGAGGGGACTGGGAACGGTACGAGCATTATCTCAAGTTTCTGGCAGAGGCGATCGCCCGTCAAGAATTACGCCAACAGCGCCCCGACGAAGAGGACAGCGTGAAGTTGAAAATTAAGGGGTCTGGGGAACGGGTCTATGAACCCCGTTTAGAGAGTAAAAAATACCGCCGTCGTTCCCGTCGTTCCCGTCACCAAGCTTTACAAGATTTAGTGGAAGAAGTACAGAGTGAGGAATTGGATAGGTAG
- a CDS encoding sulfurtransferase TusA family protein — protein sequence MNESVAGKITEEIATKLDLRGTPCPINFVRTKLRLEQMPRGEWLEVWLDGGEPIEQVPDSLVMEGYHLAAIEDRGEFFALQVCRPQSV from the coding sequence ATGAACGAGTCAGTTGCAGGGAAGATTACGGAAGAGATTGCCACAAAGTTGGATTTGCGAGGAACGCCTTGTCCGATTAATTTTGTGCGAACGAAGTTGCGTTTAGAGCAAATGCCGAGGGGGGAATGGTTGGAGGTCTGGTTAGATGGGGGGGAACCCATTGAACAGGTGCCGGATAGTTTGGTGATGGAGGGGTATCATTTGGCGGCGATTGAAGACCGAGGGGAGTTTTTCGCCTTGCAGGTTTGTCGTCCTCAGTCGGTATGA
- the dnaJ gene encoding molecular chaperone DnaJ — MAGDYYETLGISRDASQDEIKRAYRRLARKYHPDVNKEPGAEDRFKEVNRAHEVLSDPEMRARYDRFGEAGVASGAGAGYGSDFGDMGGFADIFETIFSGFGGMGGTTSTRRRTGPVRGDDLRLDLKLEFREAIFGGEKEIRIPHLENCNVCNGTGAKPGTGARTCPTCNGTGQVRRATRTPFGSFAQVSVCPTCNGDGQVIEEKCEACGGAGRKQETKKLKITIPPGVDNGTRLRVAREGDAGSRGGASGDLYVYLFVEEDAEFQRDGVNILSEITVSYLQAILGCKLLVNTVDGDVEMTIPAGTQPNTVIKLEDRGVPRLGNAVSRGDHLITVKVDIPTRITQEERELLEQLAHLKGESTGKGGLEGFLGKMFRG, encoded by the coding sequence ATGGCAGGCGACTACTACGAAACTCTCGGTATCTCGCGTGATGCCTCACAAGATGAAATTAAACGGGCTTACCGCCGTTTGGCTCGCAAATATCACCCCGATGTCAATAAAGAACCGGGGGCAGAAGACCGTTTTAAGGAAGTTAATCGCGCTCATGAGGTTCTCTCGGATCCGGAAATGCGGGCGAGATATGATCGCTTTGGTGAAGCGGGAGTGGCTTCTGGGGCTGGTGCAGGGTATGGGTCAGACTTCGGCGATATGGGCGGTTTCGCCGATATTTTCGAGACAATTTTTAGTGGGTTTGGGGGCATGGGCGGCACCACTAGCACCCGCCGCCGCACGGGACCAGTGCGTGGGGATGACCTACGGCTGGATTTGAAATTGGAGTTTCGCGAGGCCATTTTTGGCGGTGAGAAGGAAATCCGTATTCCCCATTTAGAAAATTGTAATGTTTGTAACGGTACGGGAGCGAAACCGGGGACGGGGGCGCGGACTTGTCCGACTTGTAACGGGACGGGTCAGGTGAGACGAGCAACACGCACGCCTTTTGGGAGTTTTGCTCAGGTGTCAGTTTGTCCGACTTGTAACGGGGACGGACAAGTCATTGAGGAGAAATGCGAGGCTTGTGGTGGGGCAGGCCGCAAGCAGGAAACGAAGAAGTTAAAGATTACAATTCCTCCTGGTGTGGATAATGGGACGCGCTTACGGGTTGCCCGAGAAGGGGATGCTGGTTCTCGCGGCGGCGCGTCGGGAGATTTGTATGTGTATTTGTTTGTGGAAGAGGATGCGGAATTCCAACGGGATGGGGTGAATATCCTCTCGGAAATTACGGTGAGTTATTTACAGGCGATTTTGGGCTGTAAGTTGTTGGTGAATACGGTGGATGGTGATGTAGAAATGACCATTCCGGCGGGGACTCAACCCAATACGGTGATTAAGTTGGAAGACCGAGGGGTTCCCCGTTTAGGTAATGCGGTGAGTCGGGGGGATCATTTGATTACGGTTAAGGTGGATATTCCGACGCGGATTACCCAAGAGGAGCGAGAGTTATTGGAGCAGTTGGCGCACTTGAAGGGTGAAAGCACTGGGAAAGGTGGGTTAGAGGGTTTTCTAGGGAAGATGTTCCGGGGATGA
- the dnaK gene encoding molecular chaperone DnaK: protein MGKVIGIDLGTTNSCVAVLEGGKPLVIQNTEGGRTTPSMVGFGKSGERLVGQLAKRQAVTNAENTVYSIKRFIGRRWDDTVEERSRVPYNCVRGRDDTVDVAIRGKNFTPQEISAMILQKLKADAEKFLGEPVTQAVITVPAYFTDAQRQATKDGGTIAGLEVLRIINEPTAAALAYGLDKQDQDQHILVFDLGGGTFDVSVLQLGDGVFEVKSTSGNNHLGGDDFDNVIVRWMIENFKEEQGVDLGDDKMALQRLREAAEKAKIELSSMGTTSINLPFITADETGPKHLETELTRSKFEELASHLIEGTVLPVNQSLKDCDLTVDDIDRILLVGGSTRIPAVANAIKKFFKGKEPDRSVNPDEAVALGAAIQGGILGGEVEDLLLLDVTPLSLGIETLGEVFTKIIERNTTIPTSKSQIFSTAIDGQTSVEIHVLQGERAMARDNKSLGKFLLTGILPAPRGVPQIEVSFEIDVNGILRVSAQDKATGKEQSIRITNTGGLSSNEVERMRQEAEQYAEQDRRRMELVELRNQADSIAYTHDSTLKDNAALIREDLKVQAERKRKALDVAFADPKATVETVKVCLDEFKQAVLAVGTDLYNRANQGVSEEFEAVADTPSPFSEQATTIDPEPEPEEEEDEFSFDFDDEDETVAVDYEPVD, encoded by the coding sequence ATGGGAAAAGTCATCGGGATTGACCTTGGGACAACCAATAGTTGCGTTGCTGTCTTAGAAGGTGGAAAACCACTCGTGATTCAAAATACAGAGGGCGGGCGAACCACCCCCAGTATGGTAGGGTTTGGCAAATCAGGAGAACGCTTGGTTGGGCAATTAGCTAAACGTCAGGCCGTCACCAATGCGGAAAACACCGTCTATAGTATTAAACGCTTCATTGGTCGGCGTTGGGATGACACCGTCGAAGAGCGATCGCGAGTCCCCTACAACTGTGTACGCGGTCGGGATGACACCGTGGACGTAGCCATCCGGGGGAAAAACTTCACCCCCCAAGAAATCTCCGCCATGATCCTCCAGAAATTAAAAGCCGACGCGGAAAAATTTCTCGGAGAACCCGTAACCCAGGCCGTGATCACGGTTCCCGCCTACTTCACCGATGCCCAGCGCCAAGCCACCAAAGACGGGGGAACCATCGCGGGGTTAGAAGTGCTGCGGATTATCAACGAACCCACCGCCGCCGCTCTAGCTTATGGGCTAGATAAACAAGATCAAGATCAGCATATTCTGGTCTTCGACTTAGGCGGAGGAACCTTTGATGTGTCCGTCCTGCAACTAGGCGACGGTGTATTTGAAGTCAAATCCACCTCCGGCAACAACCATCTCGGCGGCGATGACTTCGACAACGTGATTGTCCGTTGGATGATCGAAAACTTCAAAGAAGAACAAGGGGTGGACTTAGGCGACGATAAAATGGCCTTACAACGGCTACGGGAAGCCGCCGAAAAAGCCAAAATCGAGTTATCCAGCATGGGGACAACCTCCATTAACCTGCCCTTCATCACCGCCGACGAAACCGGACCGAAACACCTTGAAACAGAACTCACCCGTTCCAAATTCGAGGAACTCGCCTCTCATCTCATCGAAGGAACTGTTCTCCCGGTCAATCAATCCTTAAAAGATTGTGATCTTACCGTTGATGACATTGACCGGATTTTGTTAGTGGGAGGGTCTACCCGCATTCCAGCCGTCGCCAATGCGATCAAAAAATTCTTCAAAGGCAAAGAACCCGACCGTTCCGTTAACCCCGATGAAGCCGTTGCCTTGGGGGCTGCCATTCAAGGGGGTATCCTCGGCGGGGAAGTAGAAGACCTGCTGTTATTGGATGTGACCCCCCTCTCCCTTGGGATTGAAACCCTAGGCGAAGTGTTCACCAAAATTATTGAACGCAACACCACCATCCCCACCAGCAAATCGCAAATCTTCTCCACCGCCATTGATGGGCAAACATCCGTAGAAATCCACGTTCTGCAAGGGGAACGAGCAATGGCACGGGATAATAAGAGTCTAGGGAAATTCCTGCTGACTGGGATTTTACCCGCCCCTCGGGGAGTGCCGCAAATTGAAGTGAGCTTTGAGATTGATGTTAATGGGATTCTCAGGGTTTCAGCCCAAGATAAGGCTACCGGAAAAGAACAAAGTATCCGCATCACCAACACCGGAGGATTAAGTTCCAACGAAGTGGAACGGATGCGCCAAGAAGCCGAACAGTACGCCGAACAAGACCGTCGGCGCATGGAATTGGTGGAATTGCGCAACCAAGCCGACAGTATCGCTTACACCCACGACTCCACCCTGAAGGACAACGCGGCGTTAATCCGGGAAGATTTAAAAGTCCAAGCGGAACGAAAACGCAAGGCCTTAGATGTAGCCTTTGCCGATCCCAAAGCGACCGTGGAAACCGTTAAAGTTTGTTTAGACGAATTTAAACAAGCTGTGTTAGCGGTGGGGACGGATTTATATAATCGAGCCAATCAAGGGGTCAGCGAGGAGTTTGAGGCCGTGGCCGATACTCCATCCCCCTTCTCGGAACAGGCGACCACGATTGACCCTGAACCAGAACCCGAGGAGGAAGAAGACGAGTTTAGTTTTGATTTTGACGATGAGGACGAAACTGTTGCGGTCGATTATGAGCCTGTAGATTAA
- the grpE gene encoding nucleotide exchange factor GrpE, whose product MDEQKQPEVNIDHPDEGAEINTDSLDSETSLDEQVTSEAIPSPDGETVIPEGEEARKVAPETHAPETHAVSSEQAQIIEALQLEVESLRQQLAEQGRQLETYKAQSLRIAADFDNFRKRTQKEKEEQEYHVKRNTITELLPVVDNFERARSQIKPATEAEMVIHKSYQSVYKNLVDGLKRIGVSAMRPEGQEFDPNFHEAMLRQPTDEYPEGAVMEQLVRGYLLHDRVLRHAMVKVAAAPEPPMVSEEEAPPEAGEGE is encoded by the coding sequence ATGGACGAGCAAAAGCAGCCAGAAGTGAATATAGATCATCCTGATGAAGGAGCAGAGATTAATACAGATTCTTTAGACTCGGAAACCAGCTTAGATGAGCAGGTCACGAGTGAAGCAATTCCTAGCCCTGACGGGGAAACAGTTATCCCTGAAGGGGAAGAGGCTAGAAAAGTTGCACCGGAAACTCATGCACCGGAAACTCATGCTGTTTCTAGTGAACAAGCCCAAATTATCGAAGCGCTTCAGTTAGAAGTCGAGTCCCTGCGTCAGCAACTCGCGGAACAGGGGAGACAACTCGAAACCTATAAAGCCCAGTCCTTGAGAATCGCCGCCGACTTTGATAACTTTCGTAAGCGAACTCAAAAGGAAAAAGAAGAACAGGAGTATCACGTTAAACGGAATACCATTACGGAGCTTTTGCCTGTGGTGGATAACTTTGAACGGGCGCGATCGCAAATTAAACCCGCCACCGAAGCGGAAATGGTCATCCACAAGAGTTATCAAAGCGTTTACAAAAACCTAGTCGATGGACTCAAACGGATTGGAGTGTCAGCCATGCGCCCCGAAGGCCAGGAATTTGACCCCAACTTCCATGAAGCCATGTTACGACAGCCCACCGACGAATATCCAGAAGGGGCTGTTATGGAACAGCTAGTTCGTGGGTATCTTCTCCATGATAGGGTTTTACGGCACGCGATGGTTAAAGTCGCTGCTGCCCCAGAACCGCCAATGGTTTCAGAAGAAGAAGCCCCCCCAGAAGCCGGGGAAGGGGAATAA
- a CDS encoding PEP-CTERM sorting domain-containing protein, translating into MNNLSTLVKNTAISAGVAIAASTFFAATPADAFTMRFDPALGGAATSDYTGSTGELKFDFLDAGNDSVKILLTISNTTPSEIGSSLVGFTFDQFDWMETLSYTYDDMGTNFTRVFDPVTMQPFGSFDFGIRTTGNGNFQGGSANLGLREGNSAQVAFTFQKVGKTASELESLFSSAYEKGELRSGARFQQVGPNQADSDIVLGHYFQSVEIPPEEPVVSVPEPTVTLGLGMFALGALGAGRKNRKSEC; encoded by the coding sequence ATGAACAACTTATCTACTCTTGTTAAAAATACTGCCATTTCTGCTGGTGTTGCGATCGCCGCATCTACATTCTTCGCCGCTACCCCGGCCGATGCGTTTACGATGAGATTCGACCCCGCTTTAGGTGGAGCAGCAACAAGTGATTATACTGGATCCACGGGTGAATTAAAATTTGACTTTTTGGATGCAGGTAACGACTCTGTTAAAATTTTGCTGACCATTAGCAACACCACCCCCTCTGAAATCGGTTCAAGCTTAGTGGGTTTTACTTTTGATCAGTTCGACTGGATGGAAACGCTGTCCTACACCTATGACGACATGGGGACAAACTTCACCCGCGTCTTTGATCCTGTTACAATGCAGCCTTTTGGCTCTTTCGACTTTGGGATTCGCACGACGGGTAATGGTAATTTCCAAGGGGGAAGTGCTAACCTCGGTTTGAGAGAAGGGAATTCGGCTCAGGTTGCCTTTACCTTCCAAAAAGTGGGTAAAACAGCTAGTGAATTAGAAAGCCTGTTTTCCAGTGCCTACGAAAAAGGCGAGTTACGCTCCGGCGCTCGTTTCCAACAAGTTGGTCCAAATCAAGCAGATAGTGACATCGTTTTGGGTCACTACTTCCAAAGTGTTGAAATTCCTCCTGAAGAGCCTGTTGTTTCTGTTCCTGAACCCACCGTTACCCTTGGTTTAGGGATGTTCGCCCTTGGCGCTTTAGGGGCTGGTCGCAAAAACCGCAAGTCTGAGTGCTAA
- the ffh gene encoding signal recognition particle protein, whose amino-acid sequence MFDALAERLEDAWKKLRGQDKISENNIKEALKEVRRALLEADVNLQVVKTFISEVEKEALGAEVISGVRPDQQFVKIVYDQLVNVMGESNAPLAQADTPPTVILMAGLQGTGKTTATAKLALYLRKEKRTCLMVATDIYRPAAIDQLITLGQQIDVPVFELGKDVNPVEIAKQGVAKAREMGVDTVIIDTAGRLQIDPEMMAELAQIKATVQPHDTLLVVDAMTGQEAATLTRTFHEEIGITGAIVTKMDGDSRGGAALSVRCISGQPIKFIGVGEKVEALQPFYPDRMASRILNMGDVVTLVEKAQEEIDLSDAMAMQEKILEARFDFNDFLKQMRLLKNMGSLAGVMKLIPGMNKISGDVLQKGESQLKHTEAMINSMTKEERGNPDLLAKSPGRRRRIAQGSGHSEAEVSKLIADFTRMRAMMKQMGMGGGMPGMPGMPGMGNPLGGGPQPGFRGYSGGSKKKAGKKKKKKGFGTL is encoded by the coding sequence ATGTTTGATGCTCTAGCAGAACGCTTAGAAGACGCTTGGAAAAAACTACGCGGTCAAGATAAAATCTCCGAAAATAATATAAAAGAAGCCCTCAAAGAAGTCCGGCGCGCCCTACTAGAAGCCGACGTAAACCTGCAAGTCGTTAAAACCTTCATCAGCGAAGTTGAAAAAGAAGCCCTCGGTGCAGAAGTCATCTCCGGAGTGCGCCCCGACCAACAATTTGTCAAAATTGTTTATGACCAATTAGTAAACGTCATGGGGGAAAGCAACGCCCCCCTCGCCCAAGCCGACACCCCCCCCACCGTCATCCTCATGGCCGGGCTGCAAGGTACCGGGAAAACCACCGCCACCGCTAAACTCGCCCTCTATTTACGCAAAGAAAAGCGCACCTGTTTAATGGTGGCCACCGATATTTACCGCCCCGCCGCCATCGACCAACTCATCACCCTCGGTCAACAAATTGATGTCCCCGTCTTTGAACTCGGCAAAGACGTAAACCCCGTTGAAATTGCCAAACAAGGGGTAGCCAAAGCCCGAGAAATGGGCGTAGATACCGTTATCATCGACACCGCCGGACGGTTACAAATCGACCCGGAAATGATGGCCGAATTAGCCCAAATTAAGGCCACCGTCCAACCCCACGACACCCTACTGGTCGTCGATGCCATGACCGGACAAGAGGCCGCCACCCTCACCCGTACCTTCCACGAAGAAATCGGCATCACCGGAGCCATCGTCACCAAAATGGACGGGGATAGTCGCGGGGGGGCCGCCCTCTCCGTGCGCTGTATTTCCGGGCAACCGATTAAATTTATCGGGGTGGGGGAAAAAGTCGAAGCCCTACAACCCTTCTATCCCGACCGCATGGCCTCCCGTATCCTCAACATGGGCGATGTTGTCACCCTAGTCGAAAAAGCCCAGGAGGAAATTGACCTGTCCGATGCCATGGCGATGCAGGAAAAAATCCTCGAAGCCCGCTTTGACTTTAACGATTTCCTCAAACAAATGCGCCTCTTGAAAAATATGGGGTCTTTAGCGGGGGTGATGAAATTAATCCCCGGGATGAACAAAATTAGCGGTGATGTGTTGCAAAAAGGCGAAAGTCAACTGAAACACACTGAGGCCATGATTAATTCCATGACCAAAGAGGAACGCGGCAACCCCGATTTATTAGCGAAATCCCCCGGTCGTCGCCGTCGTATTGCCCAAGGGTCGGGTCATAGTGAAGCGGAAGTGTCTAAACTGATTGCCGACTTTACCCGGATGCGCGCCATGATGAAACAAATGGGCATGGGGGGCGGAATGCCGGGGATGCCGGGGATGCCGGGAATGGGCAATCCTCTGGGCGGTGGACCTCAGCCCGGTTTCCGAGGCTACAGTGGGGGCAGTAAGAAAAAGGCGGGTAAGAAGAAGAAAAAGAAAGGATTCGGCACGCTGTAG
- a CDS encoding WD40 repeat domain-containing protein, giving the protein MVHGQPQQPRDFDVVMGSQSVTPETALVLGGLEGVRRRVSSPVVESRKMALQEALKYGKGGLELIISALYDESEQVQRVAYQLLRYRTEGDVLGALRAYLPYHLFEEQGGMRVGRGATVDGLGRAIAHLKGKTLEVLDIATREVLYSLPRQRNERLFLCSPDCLIRVIQQKNARIEVWEEGELKWEFSGHQGRIDAMAFSPEQQILATGGSDTVIRLWNLKTGKLVGTLGKHLVLGAHSDRIFALQFSPTGNTLISSSQDGTLKLWDLRTRDRPRTLHTYTLHFALSPDELTLVTTDWSGNLAFWDLSLQKIQRTIAVSYTHCLTFTPYGRILITAGGDRMIHFWNPYTAELIHSLSGHHQNITSLILTAQGQQLISLGQDNELKIWAVLEQ; this is encoded by the coding sequence ATGGTTCATGGTCAACCCCAACAACCGAGAGATTTTGATGTGGTGATGGGATCCCAATCTGTCACTCCAGAGACGGCGTTAGTTCTGGGGGGTCTAGAAGGGGTGAGACGGCGGGTGAGTAGTCCGGTGGTGGAATCGCGTAAAATGGCGCTGCAAGAGGCTTTAAAGTACGGAAAAGGGGGCTTAGAGCTAATTATTTCGGCGCTCTATGATGAGTCGGAACAGGTGCAACGGGTGGCCTATCAGTTGTTGCGCTATCGGACGGAGGGGGATGTGCTGGGGGCGCTCAGGGCTTATTTGCCCTATCATCTGTTTGAGGAACAGGGGGGGATGCGGGTAGGACGGGGGGCGACGGTGGATGGGCTGGGACGGGCGATCGCACACCTCAAGGGAAAAACCCTAGAAGTCTTGGATATCGCCACTCGTGAGGTTTTATATTCCCTCCCCCGACAGCGTAATGAACGTTTATTTCTCTGTTCTCCTGACTGTCTGATTCGCGTGATTCAACAGAAAAATGCTCGGATTGAAGTGTGGGAGGAGGGGGAGTTAAAATGGGAGTTTTCGGGTCATCAAGGCCGCATTGATGCCATGGCTTTTTCCCCGGAACAACAAATCCTTGCTACCGGAGGCAGTGATACAGTCATTCGTCTCTGGAACCTCAAAACCGGGAAATTAGTCGGAACACTGGGGAAACATTTAGTTTTAGGCGCTCATAGCGATCGCATTTTTGCTTTACAATTCAGTCCCACAGGCAATACCCTAATCAGTAGTAGTCAAGATGGTACCCTTAAACTTTGGGATCTCCGCACTCGGGATCGACCTCGCACCCTACACACCTATACCCTCCACTTTGCCTTAAGTCCCGATGAATTAACCCTCGTCACTACCGACTGGTCTGGAAATCTAGCCTTTTGGGACTTATCCTTACAGAAAATTCAGCGCACTATTGCTGTTTCTTATACCCACTGTCTCACCTTTACCCCCTATGGTCGCATTCTCATCACAGCCGGAGGGGATCGGATGATTCATTTCTGGAATCCCTACACCGCAGAATTAATTCATTCCCTTTCTGGTCATCATCAAAATATTACTTCCCTCATCCTAACGGCTCAGGGTCAACAATTGATTAGCCTAGGACAAGACAACGAGCTAAAAATTTGGGCTGTCCTTGAACAGTAA